A stretch of DNA from Gimesia chilikensis:
GCGGAGGTGTCGATCTTCGAAGTCGACGAAGAAAGGAAACGGTGCGGAAGTCGCGAATTCTTCTCCCATGAAGATCAGCGGGATCCCGGGATACAGGAGCACCAGACCGGCGGCCGCTTTCTGGAACGGTTTGGACGTCAGATGGTGAATCCGTTTGCCGTGCGGATGATTGCCGACGCTGTCATGGGTTTGCAAAGCGATGACCAGCGACTCGAAATGCCGGCTGTCCCGTTCCCTGTCGGTGACGCGTTGTGAGTCTTTGCCGGTGAAGACGTATCCGTGAGCCAGCGACTCCACGAGGTCCGCGGTTCCGTGGTACTGACGGTGCGTCAGCGAGAGGTCCGGCAGAACGTGAGAATAGATCGAGTACATCAGGCAGTCGCACCAGATGCCATCGTAAGGAGTGCGGTTCTGATCGGGAGTGAGGAGTTCGTGGTTGTAGACATTGGTTTCAGCGAAAAGGTGAATGGACCAGCGTACGGTCTCCGCGTATCGCGAGACGCCCAGGCGGATGTCATCCAGGATGTCGGGGCGACTGTCATCGTACATGCAGTGCACGGCGTCGAGGCGAAGTCCGTCGAGGTGAAACTCTTCGAGCCAGTAGACAGCGTTGTCGACGATGAACTGCCGGACGTGTTCTGATTCCGGACCATCGTAGTTGAAGGCGTCTCCCCAGGGGGTGTGATGTTTGTCGGAAAAATAGGGGCCGAATTCTGAGAGGTAGTTCCCCTCCGGTCCCAGATGGTTGTAGACCACGTCCAGAATAACGGCGAGGCCGGAGCGGTGGCATTCGTCAACGAAGGCGCGGAAGTCGTCAGGTGTCCCATAGGTGTTACGGACGGCGAAGAGGTCGACTCCGTCGTAGCCCCAGTTCCAGCGACCGGGTGACTGGGCGACCGGCATGATTTCCACTGCGGTGATGCCGAGCTCGATCAGTTCCGGCAGGCGTTCGATGGCCGCGCGGAACGTGCCTGCCTGGGTGAAGGTGCCGACGTGCAGTTCGTAGATCACGAGGTTTTGTTTGTCTATTCCCTGCCAGCTCTCATCGGCCCAGGGGAAGTCGCGGGGATCGATGATCTGCGAGACACTGTGCACTCCCTGCGGCTGGTAACGCGAGGCGGGATCGGGACGCGTGTTTTTTCCATCAAGGCGGTACTGGTAACAGGCGTTCGCGGAGGCCTGGGGGATGGTGGCGGAATGATATCCCTGATGATCGCGCACCAGTTCGTGGCTGATGTTTCCGCTGTCGGTATTGATCTCGACATGCACCTGCTTACAATGAGGCGCCCAGACGCGGAAGTGCGTATCCCGGGAGGTCACAGGCGTGGCGCCGGTACGCGTGATTTCCGTTGGTTCGGGGGCCGCGAGTCCAAACCAGCGACAGCCTTCCAGCACTGCGGAAGTGGCGGTGGCTGAAGCGAGATAGAGGCGGTCATCCCAGCCGGATTGGCGATGCAGGTTATAGACCCGCTGGGCCAGGCTGCGGTCGGCGTTTCCGACCAGAATCGTACGGTAGCCTGCAGTCAGTGCGGCCAGATCGTTTCCGGAGTCTCCTGAAAAGACGGTGCTGGTGGGATCGAGCTGATTCTCCTTGTGCCACCACTCGAGGGCCAGGGCCTTGGAGACGGTGGCGGGGAGCAGATCGATCAGGCCATCTCCGTTAAAGGGATCGACGCTGTGGATGATCGAGTATGGGGCGTCGGTCTTGTCGAGGATCTGCTGGATG
This window harbors:
- the treZ gene encoding malto-oligosyltrehalose trehalohydrolase, whose amino-acid sequence is MSRADNPLTDPAAQILATDLDGTFIPLNQDPQNQSDLKTLTTEFQSRNVSVVFVTGRHFASVSQAIEEFELPIPQWIICDVGTSIFKRQASGEFEPVAAYQDYQDQIITSMPIEKLRELLQPISGLRLQEPEKQGRFKLSYYTDASLLEQEVDRIQQILDKTDAPYSIIHSVDPFNGDGLIDLLPATVSKALALEWWHKENQLDPTSTVFSGDSGNDLAALTAGYRTILVGNADRSLAQRVYNLHRQSGWDDRLYLASATATSAVLEGCRWFGLAAPEPTEITRTGATPVTSRDTHFRVWAPHCKQVHVEINTDSGNISHELVRDHQGYHSATIPQASANACYQYRLDGKNTRPDPASRYQPQGVHSVSQIIDPRDFPWADESWQGIDKQNLVIYELHVGTFTQAGTFRAAIERLPELIELGITAVEIMPVAQSPGRWNWGYDGVDLFAVRNTYGTPDDFRAFVDECHRSGLAVILDVVYNHLGPEGNYLSEFGPYFSDKHHTPWGDAFNYDGPESEHVRQFIVDNAVYWLEEFHLDGLRLDAVHCMYDDSRPDILDDIRLGVSRYAETVRWSIHLFAETNVYNHELLTPDQNRTPYDGIWCDCLMYSIYSHVLPDLSLTHRQYHGTADLVESLAHGYVFTGKDSQRVTDRERDSRHFESLVIALQTHDSVGNHPHGKRIHHLTSKPFQKAAAGLVLLYPGIPLIFMGEEFATSAPFPFFVDFEDRHLRDAVDIGRRGDYPPHIWQDALLPSQAEAFFKAKWNEAPHRDPDMFHWYQSLLNFRKQGIDAGWLTADHLQTSVDREHNIFTLQYLNPEQGSTITIHARLTPVSDTDTEPVRIPLTGWLVLSSVSAPLIQDNEIQLAPDHLVIFQH